One genomic region from Paenibacillus antri encodes:
- a CDS encoding ABC transporter permease, which yields MKRSAYVQLTKAQLTLFLRNRQMLFFTMFFPILMMIGLGTMLDGGDVSLSGYVVDEDASEASADVADALLGVEALGLSASENKETALEALRQGDTQLVVVLPAGFAAAMAAGGEAAAVDVFYEEQNMTVAQLGVQYVSGVVDGISKEITGYEPAVLVASQPVQSLGLRYIDFLVPGILAMMIMSTNLNGVAGQISSWRERGVLRRMQSTTLKARTFIAAQITARLILNGLQAVVVLLIAALVFGTKVSGSWALVLFYIVLGTLVFMSIGFIIAGVAKTPESAGPIAGLISFPLMFLGNVFFPVRNMPDFLQPIVHALPIVHLSDALRSVMNVGAGLGALWSETLILGGWLVLAFAVASWTFKWE from the coding sequence ATGAAGCGAAGCGCGTATGTCCAGCTGACGAAGGCGCAGCTGACGTTGTTTCTGCGCAATCGGCAGATGTTGTTCTTTACGATGTTCTTTCCGATTCTGATGATGATCGGCCTCGGCACGATGCTCGACGGCGGCGATGTGTCGTTAAGCGGATACGTCGTGGACGAGGATGCGAGCGAGGCGTCCGCGGACGTCGCGGACGCGCTGCTCGGCGTCGAGGCGCTCGGGCTGTCGGCGAGCGAGAATAAGGAGACCGCGCTCGAGGCGCTGCGCCAAGGCGATACGCAGCTCGTCGTCGTGCTGCCGGCCGGCTTCGCGGCGGCGATGGCCGCCGGCGGGGAAGCGGCCGCGGTCGACGTGTTTTACGAGGAGCAGAATATGACCGTCGCGCAGCTCGGCGTCCAGTACGTCAGCGGCGTCGTCGACGGCATCAGCAAGGAGATTACCGGGTACGAGCCGGCGGTCCTGGTGGCGTCGCAGCCGGTACAGTCGCTGGGCCTCCGATACATCGACTTCCTCGTGCCCGGCATTCTCGCGATGATGATCATGTCGACGAATTTGAACGGCGTCGCCGGCCAGATCTCCTCGTGGCGCGAGCGCGGCGTGCTGCGGCGCATGCAGAGCACGACCTTGAAGGCGCGCACGTTCATCGCGGCGCAAATTACGGCGCGGCTTATTCTGAACGGACTGCAAGCGGTCGTCGTGCTGCTGATCGCCGCGCTCGTCTTCGGCACGAAGGTGAGCGGCTCCTGGGCGCTCGTGCTGTTCTACATCGTGCTCGGCACGCTCGTCTTCATGTCGATCGGCTTCATCATCGCGGGCGTCGCGAAGACGCCGGAGAGCGCGGGTCCGATCGCCGGGCTCATCTCGTTCCCGCTCATGTTTCTCGGGAACGTGTTCTTCCCGGTGCGGAACATGCCGGACTTCCTGCAGCCGATCGTGCACGCGCTGCCGATCGTGCATCTGTCCGACGCGCTGCGGTCGGTCATGAACGTCGGCGCCGGCCTCGGCGCGCTTTGGAGCGAGACGCTCATCCTCGGCGGCTGGCTCGTCTTGGCGTTCGCCGTCGCAAGCTGGACGTTCAAGTGGGAATAA
- a CDS encoding DUF3231 family protein: MNVVAHRPKLTSAEVAALWTQYMNDSAGLCVARAMQRHLEDPDTKAVFDYSTNLGTRHMDKIASFLKSEGYPVPTGFSDRDLAVETPRLFTDVFCLNYLNIMSLHGCHGYSGAVTTSSRSDARSYFTECATTALELCNRTKDLLLEKGLYFRPPTLVPPSRVDFVTRESFLSGWFHDTRPLSCIEITDILFNLKKSILAKGLAVAFRQTASSDRVRSFLDEAVRTKEKHISMFNKIMEADGLPTPTCLTAEITDSAKGPFSDKLMMFLIGFLFSSAMVYYGSGLASSPRKDLAPKYMMAIADDLKVGGEWMSIMIDNGWLEQPPLAENRHAVAGEKH; this comes from the coding sequence GTGAACGTCGTTGCTCACCGACCCAAACTAACCTCCGCGGAGGTCGCCGCGCTCTGGACGCAATATATGAACGACTCGGCGGGGCTTTGCGTCGCCCGCGCCATGCAACGCCATCTCGAAGACCCGGATACGAAAGCCGTCTTCGACTATTCGACGAATCTCGGAACCCGACACATGGACAAGATTGCGTCGTTCCTGAAGAGCGAAGGATATCCGGTGCCGACGGGCTTCTCCGACCGGGATCTGGCCGTGGAGACGCCCCGGCTGTTTACCGACGTCTTCTGCCTGAACTACTTGAACATCATGTCGCTGCACGGCTGCCACGGCTACAGCGGCGCCGTGACGACCTCCTCGCGGAGCGACGCCCGGAGCTACTTCACCGAATGCGCCACGACCGCCCTGGAGTTATGTAACCGAACGAAGGATTTACTGTTGGAAAAGGGTTTGTATTTTCGGCCCCCTACTCTCGTCCCGCCGTCTAGGGTCGACTTCGTCACCCGCGAGAGCTTCTTGTCCGGGTGGTTTCACGATACCCGGCCGTTAAGCTGCATCGAGATCACCGATATTTTGTTTAACTTGAAGAAGAGCATATTGGCGAAGGGATTGGCCGTCGCCTTCCGGCAAACCGCTTCCTCCGATCGGGTCCGCTCCTTCCTGGACGAAGCCGTTCGAACGAAGGAGAAGCATATCTCCATGTTCAATAAGATCATGGAAGCGGACGGCCTTCCGACGCCGACGTGCTTGACCGCGGAAATTACCGACAGCGCGAAGGGACCGTTTTCCGACAAGTTAATGATGTTTCTCATAGGCTTCTTGTTCTCTTCGGCGATGGTATATTACGGCTCCGGACTCGCATCTTCTCCGCGGAAGGACTTGGCGCCGAAATATATGATGGCGATCGCCGACGATTTGAAGGTCGGCGGGGAGTGGATGTCGATCATGATCGACAACGGCTGGCTGGAGCAGCCTCCCCTCGCCGAAAACCGTCATGCGGTCGCGGGCGAGAAACATTAA
- a CDS encoding ABC transporter ATP-binding protein: MRRERDKVEHVIEAEGLVKRYGAFTAVNGVSFQVRRGEVFGLLGPNGAGKTTTMEMIEGLRRPDGGRALVNGFDTVSQLEKVKAIIGVQLQSTSLFDLLTVREIAEMYASFYKESVPIEPLLESMILTEKASGRVKHLSGGQKQRLAVALALVNDPLVVFLDEPTTGLDPQARRTLWDIVLRLKEQGKTIVLSTHYMDEAHILCDRICLMDQGRVIALDTPADLIRGLSADKTIEFRVPDFAAMPGERQERTRGWLRGIDAATSVEERQEGFVLYTGDLQASLTALVSGAEAHGLQLEGLSTRTATLEDVFIQMTGRSLRES; this comes from the coding sequence GTCATCGAGGCCGAAGGTCTCGTGAAGCGCTACGGCGCGTTCACGGCGGTGAACGGCGTCAGCTTCCAAGTGAGACGCGGGGAAGTGTTCGGACTGCTCGGGCCGAACGGCGCGGGCAAGACGACGACGATGGAGATGATCGAGGGGCTCCGGCGGCCCGACGGCGGGCGCGCGCTCGTGAACGGCTTCGATACGGTGTCGCAGCTGGAGAAGGTGAAGGCGATCATCGGGGTGCAGCTGCAGTCGACGTCGCTGTTCGACTTGCTCACGGTGCGGGAAATTGCCGAGATGTATGCGAGCTTCTATAAGGAATCGGTGCCGATCGAGCCGCTATTGGAAAGCATGATTTTGACGGAAAAGGCGTCCGGCCGCGTCAAGCATCTCTCCGGCGGCCAGAAGCAGCGGCTCGCCGTCGCGCTGGCGCTCGTGAACGACCCGCTCGTCGTCTTCTTGGACGAACCGACGACGGGGCTCGATCCGCAGGCGCGGCGGACGCTATGGGATATCGTGCTCCGGCTGAAGGAGCAGGGGAAGACGATCGTCCTGTCGACGCACTACATGGACGAGGCGCATATTCTATGCGATCGCATCTGTCTGATGGATCAAGGCCGCGTCATCGCCCTCGACACGCCGGCGGACTTGATCCGGGGACTCTCGGCCGACAAGACGATCGAATTCCGCGTGCCGGATTTCGCTGCGATGCCCGGCGAACGGCAGGAGCGGACGCGCGGCTGGCTGCGCGGCATCGACGCGGCGACGAGCGTGGAGGAACGGCAGGAGGGGTTCGTCTTGTACACGGGCGATCTGCAGGCGTCGCTGACGGCGCTCGTGTCCGGCGCGGAGGCGCACGGCTTGCAGCTGGAGGGCCTCAGCACGCGAACGGCGACGCTGGAGGACGTGTTCATCCAGATGACGGGAAGGAGCCTGAGAGAATCATGA